A genome region from Marasmius oreades isolate 03SP1 chromosome 5, whole genome shotgun sequence includes the following:
- a CDS encoding uncharacterized protein (antiSMASH:Cluster_5.7), which produces MRFLEDECSLATSHKAIHDHITTLMNLSRRRGDQLFSNASIETDKRMCLIPGSMLDYTVRESAVLRQWSSQRNAQKAVNVKKEVEKVARSGNIPPHELATCMDMLGTMEQRALDDVQEWTRIVHDQRVDGATEKQ; this is translated from the coding sequence ATGAGGTTTTTGGAGGATGAGTGTTCCTTGGCCACATCCCACAAGGCCATCCACGACCACATCACCACATTAATGAACCTGAGCAGGAGGAGGGGAGACCAGCTATTCTCTAATGCGTCCATTGAaactgataagaggatgtgttTGATCCCAGGTTCCATGTTGGATTATACGGTGCGAGAAAGTGCAGTATTGAGACAGTGGAGCTCTCAAAGGAATGCCCAGAAGGCAGTCAACGTCAAGAAGGAGGTGGAGAAGGTGGCTCGTTCTGGGAATATCCCTCCACACGAGCTCGCCACCTGTATGGATATGCTGGGAACTATGGAGCAGAGGGCACTCGATGATGTCCAAGAATGGACCAGGATTGTCCATGATCAGAGAGTCGACGGCGCAACGGAGAAGCAATAG
- a CDS encoding uncharacterized protein (antiSMASH:Cluster_5.7) has protein sequence MDPPPAPVAPATKEPMHIPTGLHACIMYLNEHQKEKAVWEEWDKYCEAEAAYEAEMKEWMVEDLAYRERLQ, from the coding sequence ATGGACCCCCCGCCCGCACCTGTTGCACCTGCAACAAAGGAACCAATGCATATCCCCACTGGGCTTCATGCTTGTATCATGTACCTGAATGAACATCAAAAAGAGAAGGCGGTCTGGGAGGAGTGGGACAAGTACTGTGAAGCAGAGGCGGCATACGAAGCAGAAATGAAGGAGTGGATGGTTGAGGACTTAGCCTATCGCGAGAGGCTTCAGTGA
- a CDS encoding uncharacterized protein (antiSMASH:Cluster_5.7) codes for MHRKNNKKWDKETWEKKKNMKMTGMRSATAAAKEQACHDEVEEMVVGLEEALLCKEEKQSQVFASEAIMRLS; via the exons ATGCACCGAAAAAACAACAAGAAGTGGGATAAGGAAACatgggagaagaagaagaatatgAAAATGACAGGTATGCGCTCGGCCACTGCGGCTGCCAAAGAACAGGCCTGCCATGACGAAGTTgaggagatggtggtggggtTAGAGGAGGCATTGCTCTGCAAGGAGGAGAAGCAGTCACAAG TTTTCGCAAGTGAagcgataatgcgacttagttga
- a CDS encoding uncharacterized protein (antiSMASH:Cluster_5.7) yields the protein MARYECVLAEWQDNIYWRKVEDVRKQQGRIKEIEAAALVVDVMDQQNTEDTDQQEGVKTPPPLADLGSGSSASTPPLVLALPTGTEREALQQKLSDPEFVALWKVVCLLYAGGPASGQQMQPIGDPEVTCDECEHAASTSGSRAIFLFSNNRRIQCLPCSKNPSKPRCSLSHHHIALWKFIKEKTYLPSRILPVNHHPHIVTNSFNPEKPWTKSKGEAMVGKLDITLNDMAIIQQRKAQIHVRTTMTQLNKLQSVILSSVVLAGEEQHAWLTLFSDFEAQAISDLTLLNEVLQCQRKKKEL from the exons ATGGCCAGATATGAGTGTGTCCTCGCGGAGTGGCAGGACAACATTTATTGGAGAAAGGTCGAGGATGTCCGGAAGCAGCAGGGGAGAATCAAGGAGATCGAAGCGGCTGCCCTAGTAGTGGATGTGATGGATCAGCAAAATACAGAGGATACGGACCAACAAGAGGGGGTGAAAACTCCGCCACCGCTTGCTGACCTCGGGTCAGGTTCTTCCGCTTCAACGCCCCCCTTAGTTCTTGCGTTGCCCACCGGTACTGAAAGGGAGGCACTCCAGCAGAAGCTCTCTGACCCAGAGTTTGTCGCCCTCTGGAAGGTGGTGTGTCTCCTGTATGCAGGCGGACCTGCATCTGGACAACAAATGCAGCCCATTGGTGATCCTGAAG TCACCTGCGACGAATGCGAGCATGCGGCTTCCACCAGCGGATCCAGGGCCATATTCCTGTTCTCCAATAACAGGCGAATACAGTGCCTCCCGTGCAGCAAGAACCCGTCAAAGCCCAGATGCTCACTCTCCCACCACCACATCGCCCTCTGGAAATTCATCAAGGAGAAAACCTACCTCCCGAGCAGGATCCTACCGGTAAACCACCACCCCCATATCGTCACCAACAGCTTCAACCCTGAGAAACCGTGGACGAAGAGCAAGGGCGAGGCAATGGTAGGCAAGCTGGACATCACCTTGAACGATATGGCCATCATTCAACAGAGGAAGGCGCAGATTCATGTCCGGACCACCATGACCCAGCTAAACAAGTTGCAGTCGGTGATCTTATCAAGTGTCGTTCTGGCAGGGGAGGAACAGCATGCGTGGTTAACCCTGTTTTCTGACTTTGAAGCACAGGCCATAAGTGATTTGACGTTGTTGAACGAGGTGTTGCAGTgccagaggaagaaaaaggagcTGTAG
- a CDS encoding uncharacterized protein (antiSMASH:Cluster_5.7) has product MASFAFTSKLMKVDAQQVMQQAGEPYLPTPPAPKLPWTALPADFLDSNRERRLYLLKNPSYSKCAMSGWQDIEYWRNAKLLKEKKPSSRRMKFKSADIIEDEDKSEEDEGDKGKTKGRTDQDQEEEEGASSSED; this is encoded by the exons ATGGCCTCTTTCGCCTTCACATCGAAGTTGATGAAGGTCGATGCCCAACAAGTAATGCAACAGGCCGGTGAACCTTACCTCCCCACTCCTCCAGCACCAAAACTTCCGTGGACAGCACTTCCTGCCGACTTTCTGGACTCGAATAGAGAAAGGCGATTGTATCTCCTCAAGAACCCCAGTTACAGCAAGTGTGCGATGAGTGGATGGC AAGATATTGAGTATTGGAGGAATGCGAAGctgttgaaggagaagaagcccAGTAGCAGGAGGATGAAGTTTAAGTCAGCGGATATaatcgaggatgaggacaaatccgaggaagatgaaggggACAAGGGGAAAACAAAAGGTAGGACGGATCAGGatcaggaagaagaggaaggggcCAGCAGCAGTGAGGATTGA
- a CDS encoding putative NRPS-like protein biosynthetic cluster, variant 2 (antiSMASH:Cluster_5.7), with product MSNHHFLHAIKRHTVSCNNYGLITDPHSCSCINPRKLEHSSHHRLFLFPHSDGSVRTITWSDAVDAIYRGVYIIQDRVKIYNSSEASTPVVAILAQSETMSYSLTKLSIMRSNFIPFLISPRNSPESVAHLLATAGVQHVLVSGDATCSTLVEAALAILKRETSDSPSSLPISITSSPMLVFDDLFPNTTEDHIESFQPDPILRKKLEDVVVYVHTSGSTSHPKIIPWTNRKLIEVGIAPHYGAVDMTNSVVSIHSLPMSHSFACFLFYIAVTTGYVLACFQPQVTPVVPTADNILTASEATDCDYVFTVPSVGEEWARRPERLKWLATKGGLVVGGGPLSKEAGDKLAAEAIPVIVLFGLTEIGPVSPFLSRPMTKDWEYFELGRHCKTRLISQNDGTYELILLPSPTCIPSVYNIKVDGMDGYTTSDLLAPHPTEKGYWRVFGRSDDLIVHANGEKTNPGPLEAILKKDPHIRSVILFGRGQLQVGVLVEPENPKSFKNLDEFRNTIWPTVEKMNAFAPQHSRLFKEMILIADAAKPFRYTAKGSVRRQLLLKDYEDEISKLYEDVETSTQPDIPAPSHWDTISCRNFVRKVVRSVLPNGVGDDDDLFLHGCDSLRATWIRNTTLRGIRNTTKLDTRQAAWNMVYEYPTIAELGRYLLHVVTHRSFSVHGEDMISPEESTIQTMQRLVENYSGRLPDSPCNAGKGTCKNKVVLLTGSTGAFGSFILASLIPDGDVSRVYALNRAKGSNFDPIGIRQQKAFRERGLDEKLLLSEKLELLEGNLLEDGFGLQLTVLQEMQQSVTHIIHNAWPVNFNLSLKSFEPAIMGLQSLLDLAIKHGSHFLFVSSVGVLSNASENGTMPETSTRPQTALGNGYAESKWVSEEIVLRASRERGLCAVIARVGQVCGSSENGAWSTQEWAPALIQGSAKLGCIPTDGRIVTWITPHVASRAIVDFLDVAATSGSGSIMHVRNPNPISWASLAKMIATELKLETVSYEEWLNRLESRWINGRGKNEEIRAICLLTFFRALLGTSDSETREAFGMPLMDIRNAVDASRTLADSEVEKLGEVDVKRWIGHWKKVGFV from the exons ATGTCTAATCATCATTTTTTGCACG CTATAAAACGGCACACGGTCTCTTGCAACAACTATGGACTCATTACAGACCCCCATTCCTGTTCTTGCatcaacccaagaaaactcGAG CACTCCTCTCATCATCGTCTATTCCTCTTTCCCCACTCAGATGGCTCCGTGCGTACAATAACATGGAGTGATGCTGTCGATGCCATCTATCGTGGAGTATATATCATTCAAGACCGTGTCAAGATCTACAATTCATCTGAAGCCTCGACTCCAGTGGTTGCGATCCTCGCCCAGTCAG AGACCATGTCCTACAGCCTCACTAAACTGAGCATCATGCGTTCCAACTTCATTCCGTTCCTCATATCTCCCCGTAACTCGCCTGAAAGTGTTGCCCATTTGCTGGCAACAGCTGGCGTTCAACATGTGCTAGTCAGCGGGGATGCCACGTGCAGTACACTCGTCGAAGCCGCCCTAGCGATCCTGAAACGTGAAACTAGCGATAGCCCTTCATCGCTTCCTATTAGCATCACTTCCTCCCCTATGCTAGTTTTCGATGATctctttccaaatacaacaGAGGACCACATCGAATCTTTTCAACCCGACCCAATCCTGCGCAAAAAACTTGAGGATGTCGTCGTCTATGTACATACTTCCG GGTCTACTTCTCATCCCAAGATCATCCCGTGGACCAACCGAAAATTGATCGAAGTCGGAATCGCTCCACACTATGGTGCAGTGGATATGACGAACTCCGTCGTCTCTATCCACAGCTTGCCAATGTCTCATAGTTTTGCCTGCTTCCTGTTCTACATCGCA GTCACTACCGGGTATGTGCTAGCCTGTTTTCAGCCTCAGGTAACGCCCGTAGTGCCCACCGCGGACAACATCCTCACGGCAAGCGAGGCGACAGACTGCGACTACGTATTCACTGTTCCAAGCGTTGGCGAG GAGTGGGCGCGCCGCCCTGAACGACTCAAATGGCTGGCGACGAAAGGCGGTCTC GTAGTGGGAGGAGGTCCGCTCAGTAAAGAAGCTGGAGACAAGCTGGCAGCAGAGGCCATCCCGGTCATTGTATTGTTCGGCTT GACTGAAATTGGGCCAGTCAGCCCTTTCCTCTCAA GGCCAATGACGAAAGACTGGGAGTATTTTGAGTTGGGCCGACACTGCAAGACCCGGCTTATCTCTCAAAACGATGGAACTTATGAGTTGATCCTTCTG CCATCTCCCACCTGTATACCCTCCGTCTATAACATCAAAGTTGACGGGATGGACGGGTATACTACCTCGGACCTTCTGGCCCCCCATCCCACCGAGAAAGGCTATTGGAGAGTGTTTGGGCGGAGCGATGACCTGATTGTTCATGCTAATGGGGAAAAG ACTAACCCCGGCCCGTTGG AAGCGATTTTGAAAAAGGATCCTCATATCCGTTCGGTCATTCTTTTCGGAAGGGGTCAGTTACAGGTCGGTGTCCTGGTCGAACCGGAAAATCCGAAGAGCTTCAAGAACCTTGATGAATTTAGAAACACTATATG GCCAACAGTAGAGAAGATGAACGCCTTCGCGCCACAACATTCGAGGTTATTCAAGGAG ATGATCCTGATTGCTGACGCGGCCAAACCATTTAGATATACGGCCAAAGGCTCAGTGAG GCGACAGCTCCTTCTGAAGGACTATGAGGATGAAATATCCAAGTTATACGAAGATGTCGAAACCAGCACACAGCCAGACATACCCGCGCCGTCTCATTGGGACACCATCTCCTGCAGGAACTTTGTTCGTAAAGTCGTAAGGAGTGTGTTGCCAAATGGGGTgggagatgatgatgacctGTTTTTGCACGGGTGTGATAG CCTTCGCGCGACATGGATACGAAATACGACTCTCCGGGGTATACGCAACACAACCAAGCTAGATACACGACAGGCAGCCTGGAATATGGTCTACGAATACCCCACCATCGCAGAGCTCGGCCGTTATCTGCTTCATGTGGTAACCCATCGAAGCTTTTCGGTGCATGGAGAGGACATGATCTCGCCAGAGGAATCCACAATCCAAACTATGCAACGTTTAGTCGAGAACTATTCCGGTCGTCTTCCAGATTCCCCCTGTAACGCAGGGAAAGGCACATGCAAGAATAAAGTGGTTCTGTTGACAGGCTCTACTGGTGCATTTGGATCCTTTATTCTCGCCAGTCTGATCCCGGATGGAGACGTGTCCCGAGTCTACGCGTTGAATCGTGCCAAAGGTTCCAATTTTGATCCCATCGGTATTAGACAACAGAAGGCGTTCCGGGAGAGAGGTCTGGATGAAAAACTCCTCTTATCGGAGAAACTCGAGTTATTAGAGGGGAACCTGTTGGAAGATGGTTTTGGGCTACAGTTGACTGTTCTTCAGGAG ATGCAACAGTCGGTTACCCATATCATTCACAATG CTTGGCCTGTCAATTTCAATCTCAGTCTAAAATCGTTTGAACCGGCGATAATGGGTTTGCAGAGCCTCCTCGATCTCGCGATCAAACACGGGTCCCACTTCCTCTTCGTTAGCTCCGTCGGAGTCTTGAGTA ATGCATCGGAAAACGGTACCATGCCCGAAACCTCTACTCGTCCGCAAACCGCTCTGGGAAATGGATATGCAGAATCGAAGTGGGTCTCGGAAGAGATCGTATTGAGGGCTTCTCGGGAGCGTGGACTGTGTGCTGTTATTGCGCGTGTGGGCCAGGTGTGCGGGAGCAGCGAGAACGGTGCTTGGAGTACACAAGAATGGGCACCTGCTTTGATTCAGGGCTCAGCTAAGCTAGGATGTATCCCTACCGATGGCCGA ATAGTGACCTGGATAACTCCGCATGTGGCTTCTCGCGCTATCGTCGATTTTCTCGACGTCGCTGCGACTTCTGGCAGTGGGAGCATAATGCACGTCAGGAATCCCAATCCAATATCTTGGGCATCTCTGGCGAAGATGATAGCGACGGAGCTGAAGCTGGAGACAGTCTCATATGAGGAGTGGTTGAATAGGCTCGAATCAAGGTGGATTAATGGACGGGGAAAAAATGAAGAAATTCGTGCAATTTGTCTCTTAACGTTCTTTAGAGCTTTACTTGGCACCAGCGATTCAGAGACGCGTGAAGCGTTTGGAATGCCGCTTATGGATATTCGGAATGCGGTGGATGCCTCTCGGACATTGGCTGACAGTGAAGTGGAGAAACTGGGAGAGGTTGATGTGAAGCGTTGGATTGGGCATTGGAAGAAAGTGGGATTCGTGTGA
- a CDS encoding putative NRPS-like protein biosynthetic cluster, variant 3 (antiSMASH:Cluster_5.7) → MKLLAAIKRHTVSCNNYGLITDPHSCSCINPRKLEHSSHHRLFLFPHSDGSVRTITWSDAVDAIYRGVYIIQDRVKIYNSSEASTPVVAILAQSETMSYSLTKLSIMRSNFIPFLISPRNSPESVAHLLATAGVQHVLVSGDATCSTLVEAALAILKRETSDSPSSLPISITSSPMLVFDDLFPNTTEDHIESFQPDPILRKKLEDVVVYVHTSGSTSHPKIIPWTNRKLIEVGIAPHYGAVDMTNSVVSIHSLPMSHSFACFLFYIAVTTGYVLACFQPQVTPVVPTADNILTASEATDCDYVFTVPSVGEEWARRPERLKWLATKGGLVVGGGPLSKEAGDKLAAEAIPVIVLFGLTEIGPVSPFLSRPMTKDWEYFELGRHCKTRLISQNDGTYELILLPSPTCIPSVYNIKVDGMDGYTTSDLLAPHPTEKGYWRVFGRSDDLIVHANGEKTNPGPLEAILKKDPHIRSVILFGRGQLQVGVLVEPENPKSFKNLDEFRNTIWPTVEKMNAFAPQHSRLFKEMILIADAAKPFRYTAKGSVRRQLLLKDYEDEISKLYEDVETSTQPDIPAPSHWDTISCRNFVRKVVRSVLPNGVGDDDDLFLHGCDSLRATWIRNTTLRGIRNTTKLDTRQAAWNMVYEYPTIAELGRYLLHVVTHRSFSVHGEDMISPEESTIQTMQRLVENYSGRLPDSPCNAGKGTCKNKVVLLTGSTGAFGSFILASLIPDGDVSRVYALNRAKGSNFDPIGIRQQKAFRERGLDEKLLLSEKLELLEGNLLEDGFGLQLTVLQEMQQSVTHIIHNAWPVNFNLSLKSFEPAIMGLQSLLDLAIKHGSHFLFVSSVGVLSNASENGTMPETSTRPQTALGNGYAESKWVSEEIVLRASRERGLCAVIARVGQVCGSSENGAWSTQEWAPALIQGSAKLGCIPTDGRIVTWITPHVASRAIVDFLDVAATSGSGSIMHVRNPNPISWASLAKMIATELKLETVSYEEWLNRLESRWINGRGKNEEIRAICLLTFFRALLGTSDSETREAFGMPLMDIRNAVDASRTLADSEVEKLGEVDVKRWIGHWKKVGFV, encoded by the exons ATGAAACTCCTTGCAGCTATAAAACGGCACACGGTCTCTTGCAACAACTATGGACTCATTACAGACCCCCATTCCTGTTCTTGCatcaacccaagaaaactcGAG CACTCCTCTCATCATCGTCTATTCCTCTTTCCCCACTCAGATGGCTCCGTGCGTACAATAACATGGAGTGATGCTGTCGATGCCATCTATCGTGGAGTATATATCATTCAAGACCGTGTCAAGATCTACAATTCATCTGAAGCCTCGACTCCAGTGGTTGCGATCCTCGCCCAGTCAG AGACCATGTCCTACAGCCTCACTAAACTGAGCATCATGCGTTCCAACTTCATTCCGTTCCTCATATCTCCCCGTAACTCGCCTGAAAGTGTTGCCCATTTGCTGGCAACAGCTGGCGTTCAACATGTGCTAGTCAGCGGGGATGCCACGTGCAGTACACTCGTCGAAGCCGCCCTAGCGATCCTGAAACGTGAAACTAGCGATAGCCCTTCATCGCTTCCTATTAGCATCACTTCCTCCCCTATGCTAGTTTTCGATGATctctttccaaatacaacaGAGGACCACATCGAATCTTTTCAACCCGACCCAATCCTGCGCAAAAAACTTGAGGATGTCGTCGTCTATGTACATACTTCCG GGTCTACTTCTCATCCCAAGATCATCCCGTGGACCAACCGAAAATTGATCGAAGTCGGAATCGCTCCACACTATGGTGCAGTGGATATGACGAACTCCGTCGTCTCTATCCACAGCTTGCCAATGTCTCATAGTTTTGCCTGCTTCCTGTTCTACATCGCA GTCACTACCGGGTATGTGCTAGCCTGTTTTCAGCCTCAGGTAACGCCCGTAGTGCCCACCGCGGACAACATCCTCACGGCAAGCGAGGCGACAGACTGCGACTACGTATTCACTGTTCCAAGCGTTGGCGAG GAGTGGGCGCGCCGCCCTGAACGACTCAAATGGCTGGCGACGAAAGGCGGTCTC GTAGTGGGAGGAGGTCCGCTCAGTAAAGAAGCTGGAGACAAGCTGGCAGCAGAGGCCATCCCGGTCATTGTATTGTTCGGCTT GACTGAAATTGGGCCAGTCAGCCCTTTCCTCTCAA GGCCAATGACGAAAGACTGGGAGTATTTTGAGTTGGGCCGACACTGCAAGACCCGGCTTATCTCTCAAAACGATGGAACTTATGAGTTGATCCTTCTG CCATCTCCCACCTGTATACCCTCCGTCTATAACATCAAAGTTGACGGGATGGACGGGTATACTACCTCGGACCTTCTGGCCCCCCATCCCACCGAGAAAGGCTATTGGAGAGTGTTTGGGCGGAGCGATGACCTGATTGTTCATGCTAATGGGGAAAAG ACTAACCCCGGCCCGTTGG AAGCGATTTTGAAAAAGGATCCTCATATCCGTTCGGTCATTCTTTTCGGAAGGGGTCAGTTACAGGTCGGTGTCCTGGTCGAACCGGAAAATCCGAAGAGCTTCAAGAACCTTGATGAATTTAGAAACACTATATG GCCAACAGTAGAGAAGATGAACGCCTTCGCGCCACAACATTCGAGGTTATTCAAGGAG ATGATCCTGATTGCTGACGCGGCCAAACCATTTAGATATACGGCCAAAGGCTCAGTGAG GCGACAGCTCCTTCTGAAGGACTATGAGGATGAAATATCCAAGTTATACGAAGATGTCGAAACCAGCACACAGCCAGACATACCCGCGCCGTCTCATTGGGACACCATCTCCTGCAGGAACTTTGTTCGTAAAGTCGTAAGGAGTGTGTTGCCAAATGGGGTgggagatgatgatgacctGTTTTTGCACGGGTGTGATAG CCTTCGCGCGACATGGATACGAAATACGACTCTCCGGGGTATACGCAACACAACCAAGCTAGATACACGACAGGCAGCCTGGAATATGGTCTACGAATACCCCACCATCGCAGAGCTCGGCCGTTATCTGCTTCATGTGGTAACCCATCGAAGCTTTTCGGTGCATGGAGAGGACATGATCTCGCCAGAGGAATCCACAATCCAAACTATGCAACGTTTAGTCGAGAACTATTCCGGTCGTCTTCCAGATTCCCCCTGTAACGCAGGGAAAGGCACATGCAAGAATAAAGTGGTTCTGTTGACAGGCTCTACTGGTGCATTTGGATCCTTTATTCTCGCCAGTCTGATCCCGGATGGAGACGTGTCCCGAGTCTACGCGTTGAATCGTGCCAAAGGTTCCAATTTTGATCCCATCGGTATTAGACAACAGAAGGCGTTCCGGGAGAGAGGTCTGGATGAAAAACTCCTCTTATCGGAGAAACTCGAGTTATTAGAGGGGAACCTGTTGGAAGATGGTTTTGGGCTACAGTTGACTGTTCTTCAGGAG ATGCAACAGTCGGTTACCCATATCATTCACAATG CTTGGCCTGTCAATTTCAATCTCAGTCTAAAATCGTTTGAACCGGCGATAATGGGTTTGCAGAGCCTCCTCGATCTCGCGATCAAACACGGGTCCCACTTCCTCTTCGTTAGCTCCGTCGGAGTCTTGAGTA ATGCATCGGAAAACGGTACCATGCCCGAAACCTCTACTCGTCCGCAAACCGCTCTGGGAAATGGATATGCAGAATCGAAGTGGGTCTCGGAAGAGATCGTATTGAGGGCTTCTCGGGAGCGTGGACTGTGTGCTGTTATTGCGCGTGTGGGCCAGGTGTGCGGGAGCAGCGAGAACGGTGCTTGGAGTACACAAGAATGGGCACCTGCTTTGATTCAGGGCTCAGCTAAGCTAGGATGTATCCCTACCGATGGCCGA ATAGTGACCTGGATAACTCCGCATGTGGCTTCTCGCGCTATCGTCGATTTTCTCGACGTCGCTGCGACTTCTGGCAGTGGGAGCATAATGCACGTCAGGAATCCCAATCCAATATCTTGGGCATCTCTGGCGAAGATGATAGCGACGGAGCTGAAGCTGGAGACAGTCTCATATGAGGAGTGGTTGAATAGGCTCGAATCAAGGTGGATTAATGGACGGGGAAAAAATGAAGAAATTCGTGCAATTTGTCTCTTAACGTTCTTTAGAGCTTTACTTGGCACCAGCGATTCAGAGACGCGTGAAGCGTTTGGAATGCCGCTTATGGATATTCGGAATGCGGTGGATGCCTCTCGGACATTGGCTGACAGTGAAGTGGAGAAACTGGGAGAGGTTGATGTGAAGCGTTGGATTGGGCATTGGAAGAAAGTGGGATTCGTGTGA